GCGGCTCGGTCACGATCTTCCCGGTCCGGACGATGCCCCGTTCCTGACGCGGGCTCCCGGGGCCGGTCGGCCTCGTGGCCGCGGCCTCCGCGGCGACGGGGATGGCAGCGGCGCGCTTGCGGGCGCCGCCATGTCGCAGCAAACCATCACGGCGCCGCCGTTGCGGCGGCGGCGCGACGAAAATGGTGACGGCGGACGCCCTTGCGCCCGCCTCGGCTTTGGCGGAAAGTTTGCGACCGGCGTTCCATGCGGGCGTTGCGGTCGCAGTGGCGGAGAGTGTCGTCGATGATGCGTCTTGCTGGGGTTGCCGCTGGCGTCATGGTCGGTGCGGTGTCGCTCGGAACGGCTCTGGCCGGCGAAACCTGTGGGCTCTGCGCCAGCGAGGTCGTCATCAGCCCGCCGCTCGCGGCCTGTCTCCTGTCGCAATACGAGGTGCTTGCCACCGGCGACGACGGCGGCGCCATCGCCGTCGACCTTTCGGAATGCGAGCAGGAGCGGGGCATCATCGAGGCGCTGCCATCGCTCACCGCGGCGCCGCCGGAACCCGACCTCCAGTTCTTCCTGTCCCGGCGTCAGCTGGACTGCCTGAAGACGCGGCTCGAAACGCCCGGCGCGGTCGAGCCGCCGGTCTCCACCATCGACCTGAGAGCCTGCCGATGAGCGCCGCTCCGGGCAAGATCGCCGCCACGGCCAGGCGTCTGGCGGAGCGCACGGAAGCGTTCCCGGAGGTCGAGGACGTGGACAAGCGCGAGAACAACCCGTTCACGGACGGCGACTGGCGGATGCTTTCCTACGCCTGGAGCGGCTACGTGCTGCGCATCCTCCTCGTGCTCGGCACCGTCTTCTCGGTCGTCCAGTACCTGCAGGCCCGCGAGGAGAAGCGGGTCGAGCGTACGCTCGAACTGGTCGAACTCTGGGATCGCCCCGAGTATCAGGACGCGCAGCGCGTCCTCAAGCGCCGCCTCGCCGAACTGAACGCGCGCTTCTCGGCCGATCTCGGCCGGTCGGCGACCCCGAAGGAACTGGCGATCTTCCAGGAACGCATCGGCATCGAGGCGATGAAGGCCGAGGGCGGTGCGGTGCCGCTGGAGGAGTTCCGCGAATCCTTCGACCGCATCGTCTACTTCCTCAACCGCGTCTCCTTCTGCGTCGACGGCGGCCTGTGTTCGCGGGACGTCGCCGAAGCCTATTTCAGCGATTTCGCGACCTCTTTCTGGAGCTATTTCGCGGGCCACATCCGCCAGGAGCGCCGGCGCGGCTCTCCCAACTTCGCCAGGCCGCTCGAGGATTATGTCGCTCCGTCGGCGCGATAGGATGGTGCCCTTGCGGCTCGTCGTCCGGTTCGCGCTGCGCGCGGCCACCGTGATGCTGCTGGCCGCCGTCTTCGCGGCCACCGGCTTCGTGCCGCTGCGGGCCTCGGAAACGGTCGATTTCCACCTCGACCTCGACACCGGCGGCCACCGCGCCCTGGTCAAGGCCATCGCCTTCACGCCCGACGGGAATTTCCTCGTCTCGGCCTCCGACGACAAGACCATCCGCGTCTGGGACTGGCGGTCGGGCATTTCGCTGCGCACCATCCGCGGCCAGATCGGTCCTGGGCAGGAAGGCAAGGTCTTCGCTCTCGACGTCTCGCCGGACGGCGCCACCATCGCCGCTGCCGGCTGGTTCGGCCC
The nucleotide sequence above comes from Aquibium microcysteis. Encoded proteins:
- a CDS encoding DUF4760 domain-containing protein gives rise to the protein MSAAPGKIAATARRLAERTEAFPEVEDVDKRENNPFTDGDWRMLSYAWSGYVLRILLVLGTVFSVVQYLQAREEKRVERTLELVELWDRPEYQDAQRVLKRRLAELNARFSADLGRSATPKELAIFQERIGIEAMKAEGGAVPLEEFRESFDRIVYFLNRVSFCVDGGLCSRDVAEAYFSDFATSFWSYFAGHIRQERRRGSPNFARPLEDYVAPSAR